From a region of the Lactuca sativa cultivar Salinas chromosome 4, Lsat_Salinas_v11, whole genome shotgun sequence genome:
- the LOC111919478 gene encoding uncharacterized protein LOC111919478, with protein MASAGKSFLQTIRRYIKKPWEITGPCADPEYKSALPLAADYRPFCPATEPAKAIVPTSDPETVFDIKYFSRDQRRNRPPIRRTVLKKDDIVKAMKEKSFDVADFPPVYLTTAVEEDYNACGGGYCK; from the coding sequence ATGGCATCCGCAGGCAAATCCTTCCTTCAAACCATAAGACGCTACATCAAGAAGCCATGGGAAATCACTGGCCCATGTGCTGACCCAGAATACAAGTCCGCTCTGCCTCTTGCCGCCGATTACCGGCCATTTTGTCCGGCCACTGAACCGGCCAAGGCCATCGTCCCAACCTCCGATCCAGAAACCGTGTTCGACATCAAATACTTCTCTCGCGATCAGCGCCGTAACCGCCCGCCCATCCGCCGCACCGTTCTGAAGAAAGATGACATCGTTAAAGCGATGAAGGAGAAGTCGTTTGATGTCGCTGATTTCCCTCCGGTTTATTTGACAACTGCAGTTGAAGAAGACTACAATGCCTGTGGTGGAGGTTATTGCAAGTAA